A genomic region of Chloracidobacterium sp. contains the following coding sequences:
- a CDS encoding VCBS repeat-containing protein yields MALMIGAAIITGSSADAADGLTSRLGETGPTPTPSCTPFGFSEGFESGLPLTGPFPTHAPPGSSLMLASGMWHALNNSLPIGEVGVFGSQTSVFPPHSGLIFAGMNFRNGSGLAAIDTYLMSPVVTFKNGDSITFWTRTVATPAFPDRMRLLLSTNGASTAAADFSTVLLSVNESLTTAGYPSDWTQFTVTIFGLGGPTLGRFAFNYNVPNGGPLGTNSDFIGIDDVVLTQPVICPTPTPTPTPTPTPTPTPSPSPSPSPSVSPTPLYTRGDYDGDNKTDTTVWRPTAFAPNLSAFYTQFSGNGSFFGIQFGNTGDVAIAGDFDADNKTDFGVSRFTTADGVDLIYLESSTNTAKFPVWGNTGDIFVSGDYDGDKKTDVMAWRPSDGTWYIVNSSGANGGFTFITHGQNGDKPYAMDTDGDGKANLVYFRPSTGDWVVRNNDGSSTTTNFGLPADIPVPADYDGDNKDDFAVFRDGLWIVKRSSDGQVQFDPFGTTGDIPVPGDYDADNKYDRAVYRGGIWHMLRSTQGYTGVQFGAPTDTPMPKAYIP; encoded by the coding sequence GTGGCTTTGATGATCGGTGCGGCGATCATTACCGGGTCATCGGCCGACGCTGCGGACGGCCTTACATCACGCTTGGGCGAGACGGGACCGACGCCGACGCCGTCGTGCACGCCGTTTGGCTTTAGTGAAGGCTTTGAAAGCGGCTTGCCGTTGACGGGACCGTTCCCGACGCACGCGCCGCCGGGGTCATCGCTGATGCTCGCTTCTGGCATGTGGCATGCGTTGAACAATAGCTTACCAATAGGTGAAGTGGGCGTTTTTGGCAGCCAGACGTCGGTGTTTCCGCCGCATTCGGGGCTGATATTTGCGGGGATGAATTTTCGCAACGGCTCGGGGCTGGCAGCGATCGATACATACCTGATGAGTCCCGTTGTGACGTTCAAGAATGGCGATTCGATCACATTCTGGACACGAACGGTCGCGACCCCGGCATTTCCAGATCGGATGCGGCTCCTGCTTAGCACCAACGGGGCGAGCACCGCCGCCGCGGATTTTTCGACCGTTCTGCTCAGCGTAAACGAGAGCCTGACGACGGCCGGATATCCAAGCGACTGGACACAGTTTACGGTGACGATATTTGGCCTCGGCGGGCCGACATTAGGTAGATTCGCGTTCAATTACAACGTGCCGAATGGCGGCCCTCTCGGAACCAATTCGGACTTTATCGGGATCGACGACGTGGTCCTCACACAGCCAGTAATTTGCCCCACACCAACTCCGACACCGACACCGACGCCAACTCCGACACCGACACCGAGTCCTTCTCCGAGCCCAAGTCCGAGTGTGTCGCCGACGCCTTTGTATACGCGGGGTGACTATGATGGCGACAACAAGACGGACACTACCGTGTGGAGGCCGACAGCGTTTGCTCCGAATCTGAGTGCGTTCTACACGCAGTTTTCGGGCAATGGGAGCTTCTTTGGCATACAGTTTGGGAATACGGGCGATGTTGCGATCGCGGGTGACTTTGATGCCGATAATAAAACGGATTTTGGCGTGTCAAGGTTTACGACGGCCGATGGCGTCGATCTGATCTATCTCGAAAGCTCGACAAACACGGCAAAGTTCCCTGTCTGGGGCAACACCGGAGACATCTTCGTCTCAGGCGATTATGACGGTGACAAGAAGACAGACGTGATGGCATGGCGTCCAAGTGACGGGACTTGGTATATCGTCAATTCATCAGGTGCGAATGGCGGCTTTACGTTTATCACGCACGGCCAGAACGGCGACAAGCCGTATGCTATGGACACGGACGGCGACGGCAAGGCCAATCTTGTGTATTTCCGCCCGTCAACCGGCGATTGGGTGGTGCGCAACAACGACGGGAGCAGCACGACAACGAACTTCGGCCTGCCGGCGGACATACCAGTGCCGGCTGACTACGACGGCGACAACAAGGACGACTTCGCTGTATTCCGTGACGGGCTGTGGATCGTCAAGAGAAGCTCTGACGGCCAGGTGCAGTTCGATCCGTTCGGAACAACGGGCGACATCCCTGTCCCGGGCGACTACGACGCGGACAACAAATACGACCGAGCCGTCTATCGCGGCGGCATCTGGCACATGCTCCGCTCGACGCAAGGCTACACCGGCGTCCAGTTCGGTGCCCCGACCGATACGCCTATGCCGAAGGCTTATATACCGTAA
- a CDS encoding ammonia-forming cytochrome c nitrite reductase subunit c552: MEDEKKETTAAQPKRRHNLRLIVLVALIAAVGSIAGAALLTNIFERKQEGRNPFFRVVELTDDTEDPAIWGKNFPLQYDGYKRTVDQVRTRYGGSEAIAKTPKESDPRSLVAQSRLEEDPRLKTMWDGYAFAVDFREERGHAFMLEDQTFTQRQDVVKQPGSCVNCHASAYTAYKRLGNGDIFKGFDALNALGYGVARREVSHPVSCLDCHDAMTMALRVTRPALMNGLKAFKASQGVKDYDVNRDATRQEMRTYVCAQCHVEYYFKGEGKTLTYPWQNGLKIENILAYYDEVKHKDWVHKRTGADVLKAQHPEFEMFSQGIHARAGVSCADCHMPYKREGSMKISDHHVRSPLLNINQSCQTCHKGDEAELKFRAEAIQTRTYQMRDLAMNALIDLINQIEAAKNNGRPESDLLQPREYQRKAQFYLDFVEAENSMGFHAPAEAVRILGESINFTRLGLMSLSGIQPAHTMPAPAKTG; encoded by the coding sequence ATGGAAGACGAAAAGAAAGAGACAACTGCCGCACAGCCTAAACGCCGCCACAATCTGCGCCTGATCGTGCTTGTCGCACTGATCGCCGCTGTCGGATCGATCGCAGGGGCCGCGCTTTTGACAAATATCTTTGAACGCAAACAGGAGGGGCGAAACCCATTCTTCCGTGTCGTTGAGTTGACCGACGACACCGAGGACCCGGCGATATGGGGTAAGAATTTTCCGCTTCAGTATGACGGCTACAAGCGCACCGTAGATCAGGTCCGCACGCGTTACGGCGGCAGTGAGGCGATCGCCAAGACGCCAAAGGAATCAGACCCTCGCTCGCTCGTGGCTCAGTCGCGGCTTGAAGAGGATCCACGCCTCAAGACCATGTGGGACGGCTACGCATTTGCTGTTGATTTTCGCGAGGAACGCGGCCACGCATTTATGCTCGAGGACCAGACGTTCACGCAGCGGCAGGATGTCGTTAAGCAGCCGGGCTCGTGCGTGAATTGTCACGCGTCCGCATACACGGCATATAAACGGCTCGGCAACGGTGATATTTTCAAGGGTTTTGACGCTCTCAATGCGCTTGGCTATGGTGTTGCCCGTCGCGAGGTCAGCCATCCCGTTTCGTGCCTCGATTGCCACGACGCGATGACGATGGCGCTTCGTGTTACGCGTCCGGCCCTAATGAACGGCCTTAAGGCCTTCAAGGCCTCGCAGGGCGTGAAGGATTATGACGTCAATCGCGACGCCACGCGGCAAGAGATGCGCACCTATGTGTGTGCCCAATGTCATGTCGAATATTACTTTAAGGGTGAGGGCAAGACGCTGACCTACCCGTGGCAGAACGGCCTCAAGATCGAGAACATCCTCGCCTATTACGACGAGGTCAAACACAAGGATTGGGTGCACAAACGCACCGGAGCCGACGTCCTAAAGGCACAGCATCCTGAGTTTGAGATGTTCAGCCAAGGCATCCATGCTCGTGCCGGCGTCTCTTGTGCGGATTGCCATATGCCCTATAAGCGCGAGGGCTCGATGAAGATCAGCGACCATCATGTTCGCAGCCCGCTGCTCAATATCAATCAATCCTGCCAGACTTGCCACAAAGGAGACGAAGCGGAGCTAAAATTCCGCGCTGAGGCTATTCAGACGCGCACATATCAGATGCGTGATCTGGCGATGAACGCCCTTATCGACCTGATCAACCAGATCGAGGCTGCTAAGAATAACGGCCGCCCGGAGAGCGACCTGCTGCAGCCGCGCGAATACCAGCGAAAGGCGCAGTTCTATCTCGATTTTGTCGAGGCCGAGAACTCAATGGGCTTTCACGCCCCGGCCGAGGCGGTGCGTATCTTGGGCGAATCGATTAACTTTACCCGGCTAGGCCTGATGTCCCTTTCCGGCATCCAACCGGCCCACACCATGCCGGCGCCCGCCAAGACCGGTTAG
- the nrfH gene encoding cytochrome c nitrite reductase small subunit: MNIQIVKLSLVGLAIGAAVGIGMFTFVYAKGYSYLSNDAAACANCHIMSDQYSGWLKSSHKNVASCNDCHTPPDSLLGKYYTKASNGFWHSYYFTFNNFHEPIQITERNRQVTEASCRHCHQDLTDSITPHRADREDDLSCIRCHRSVGHMH, from the coding sequence ATGAATATTCAGATCGTAAAGCTGAGCCTCGTCGGCCTTGCCATCGGAGCCGCGGTCGGCATCGGAATGTTCACTTTCGTATATGCCAAAGGCTATTCGTATCTGAGCAATGACGCCGCCGCATGTGCCAATTGCCACATAATGAGTGACCAGTACAGCGGCTGGCTCAAATCCTCTCATAAGAATGTGGCCAGCTGTAACGATTGTCACACCCCGCCGGATTCGCTTCTCGGCAAGTATTACACTAAGGCATCGAACGGCTTCTGGCATTCGTACTATTTCACGTTTAACAATTTTCACGAGCCGATCCAGATCACTGAACGAAATCGGCAGGTGACCGAGGCATCGTGCCGTCATTGCCATCAAGACCTGACCGATTCGATCACGCCGCACCGCGCTGATCGCGAAGATGATCTCTCATGCATACGCTGTCACCGCTCGGTCGGGCATATGCACTAG